TCGCCCTCATCCCCAAGACCAAGACCGAGAGGTTCCTTTTTTGAGAGGGAGAAATTGGTGGAAGAACAGTGCATGATAGACCAATGGCGACGACTCCCATCTCAGCAGCACCCACTCCACCCCACTTTTGACTTCTGAATTGAGAGAGGGGGACGGGGGTCAAGGGGGTCGTTCCATAGTGGACAGTTTTCCCATGACGTCTTACGAAATTGACATGAATGGGATTTAGGTTTACTTTGATGCATTTATGAATTTCTGAGTACAAGATCGACGCGTGAAAACAAATGTTACACAAAACGTGTGGcgaaaaattgaaacttcaAGGACCACGTCGAATTAGTTATGTTCGGATCATGGGTTGCTTTCCTTTAGTCCGGATTTTATACAATTATTGTGGCCGCGCCGTGTAATTGCGCGGCCCTGTTCTTGGGCACTTCCacgaagaaaagtaaaaatgggacaaaggaaagagaaacgCACCTTCCCCCTTCCGTGGAGTCCAAATGGAATCTCTTCTCATTAAAATCGAACACGTGGTGGTCTGCTGCTGGCTTTGAAGGGGACCGGCATGGCCTCTTTTCTGCAATCGCCCTTCTCTCAATCCCCCGACGTCTTCCCAGTACAACAGTTAATAAATTTCCGTGCCCGCGTGCTTCTAGATGGGATCGACCCTTCGTACACGATCGTGCCAACAAGGCGGAGTAGCAGAGATGTTAAGATCGTCCTTTTCCTCGTGCCCCCCAAAACCAACCTCTCATCATCCCATCCCCAAGACCCAAAACCAGTCTCTAACATTGATTCGCGCAGAGGCGCACAGATCGCACAGAAATGAAGGAGTTCTGGACATCCCTGGCCTCCCTCCTGGGCGTCCTGGCCTTCTGCCAGACCCTACTCCAGGTGATGTTCCCGCCGGAGCTCCGGGTTGCCTCCCTCCACTTCCTGAACTACATCATAAATAAGGCCAACGAGATCCGCCACAAGAACCGAGAACGCCTCCTTTATATTCACTCGCGCCGCGGGTTGCTCTATTCCCGGGGCCACCCGTGGGAATCCGAGCCGTTCAAGCACCCGAGCACCTTCGACACGTTGGCCATGGACCCGGAGAGGAAGAGGGACATCGTGGAGGACCTCCGCTACTTCGCGGCCGGGCAGGCCTTCTACCAGCGGGCGGGCCGGGCCTGGAATCGGGTGTACCTGCTCTATGGCTCGCCCGGGACGGGGAAATCGAGCATGATCGCCGCCATGGCCAATTTCCTCGGCTACGACATCTACCAACTCGAGCTGCCCCATGTGCACACCAACTCCGAGCTCCGGAAGCTCCTCATGAATACCAGCTCCAAGtccatcgtcgtcgtcatcaccGGCACCGACTGCTCGGTCAATCTGTCCAACAGGTCGGAGGCGCCCTATGCCACACCACCTCGTAGCTACTACGACCCCGGCGCGCCTGAGGCAACCCGCGGCAGCGAGGACGGGAATAACAGCATGGTCACCCCCTCCGGGCTGTTCAACTTCACCCATGGTCTATGGTCATGCTGCGGGAGCGAGAGGATCTTCGTGTTAACCACCAACCACATCGAGAAGCTCGACCCCGCATTCCTCGAGAGAAGCCGCATAAACATGCGCATCCACATGAGCTACTGCTCGTACCCGGCGCTCAAGATCCTGCTCCATAACTACCTGGGTAGCGCGGCCGAGGACCTGAGCGAGGTGGTGTCGAGCGAACTCCGAGAGGCGGTCGAGAAGGCCAAGATGACGCCGGCGGACATAAGCGAAGTCCTGATCGAGAACCGGAGGAACAAGGAGAGAGCCGTGAGCGAGTTGCTCGAGGTGTTGAGGGCGAGAGCGGAGAACGAGAAGTACGAGCTGAACacgatggaggaggaggaggagaaagaggagcaagaggaaagagagaagaggacTCTGGAGAGCCCGAAAGAAGGGAGCGACTGCGGTGACGATTCCTGCAAGGTggaagaggatgatgaagagaagaaagcaATATGAGAGGGAAAATCAGTTCgtccctttttcattttcttttcacttttatcttctctcttttcccccctttattttctcttctttatgggttagaaatgaaaaatggaaaagcaaaTTTGATCTGTTGGGAACAGATGGTTGATTTTTGCTCCTGTGCAAGAATTTACCATTTTCCAAAGCAacatatcaaatgaatttcacTTTCTGCTTGTGCTTGGTTTTGCGATTTGGAGGATTATGTTATAGGTTTGGGCTGTATTGAAACTGTAAGTGCTCCCCTCATTCTATGCGTCTAGAGCGAGTTTTCGCCAATTAATCCGATTACGGTTCCATTCTATGCTCAAGAATCGTTGGGAGCATCAATCTATCGTAACCCAAATCTAATGcagcaacaaaaaaagaaaaaaaagaactataatCTCTATTCGTCAGACAAGTAATCATGGTTTTGTTTAGTGTAgtctcccttttttccttttttttttttcaattactaCCTAACCAAGCTCAGTATAATTTGGTACGATTCGATgtgattattattattctcaGTTGTATGAAAATAACTGAGTAGTAAGTAAgcaattcattaataaaaagcACAAGTTTGACATTCTATGATTTTTCTCATTAGTTTTGGGGTTTCCCAATTTATTCGgctttctaattaaataaaccaaattCAACAAAGTAGCAAGTTCGGTTGGCTAAGAAAAAATTCCCCATTCAAATTGACCAATCAATACCCATAAttcaaattgatgatttgaatactacaattttacaatattttaaCTACAATGATCAATTATTTTGATGCCatgtccaattttttggaaaaaaaaaatagcatatATCACTCAAGTGAACttttttttaagttatgatacttaaatgatcgattgaaaaaataatgtcataAAATGCGTTTGTGCCATAATTTCTAGAGCTCGATATTGTTGCCCTTGCTTCTGTCGTAGACAGATGTTCAATAACAAAGGGTGTGTACTTCcactaattctttttttgtccttttttttttcatttgaatcaTTTCTCATTATTCCATCCAAATATATAGCACAAAAGAAGTAGCTCGAACAAACCCAACTTTTACAGCTTTCTCTAACTATCCGAGTCTCTAGCAGGATAGAAACCAAGTATCACAAAATGAAATTCAAGGAGACCATTCTATATAGAAAATAGGTAAGACAGTCCTGGAAGTCACACCCCTTATGCTGCTCCCGTATAGTGTCGGCTCCAGCTTCCCTTTTGTCGAAGCGAACCCAACCAGAACTCCTAACATCATCATCCACAGCTGCCTCCCCTCCTCCAGCGCCACCATCCTCCTCCTTCTTGCTCTGCCGTTCCTTCACGATTCCATAAACAATGTCCATCGCGTCTGGGAGCGCGTGGCAGGATCATTGGCAACAAATTTATGGACAATCCCATCAATCTAAATGAAACTCCAAGTAGAAACTATGACTACTTTATTTTCCTTCATAGTTTTCACAGTTGCAAGATATCATCCCAATTGCCCATCTTAGTATATATAAGTTGCCTGAAGGATATGGCGTCCACTATGTTGAGGTCCTAGTTTTGGATCAAACGCCTGCCTACTTTCTCTCCTAACTTAACATAGCCATGCGTCGTACACCCCATTCACCAAAGATGCCTAAAATGCACCATCTGGTTAAATTTTAGAGATGAAGGGATGAAAACTAAAGAAGGGCAGACATCCTAAAACAATTAGTTAATTCTTAGCTTCAAGTAACTTTTACCAGGAGTCAACTTAGTAAATAAGTTATATTTGGTGAAACACATGCAGAAGAGAAGTCATGATGAGGCCAAATGAAGAAAGCTAAGGATGGCTAATCATTAGCTGTGTGAGGAGATAAGCTAGCAATACTCATAAAGCTTATCACCAATCTTTATGCGGAAGAAAGAATGGCCAAAAGAACCGATTCTCCGATCAAGTCTAAAATGGTTACACGACCAGAACCTAGCCACAACGGTGGTCAGggcttaaaaagaaaatagcaaaggaTAATAGTATGATATGAAGGAAGCGCATATCAGAAGGTCAATCGTGTTGGTCAGGACTTGAATAGAAAATAGCAAAGGATAATAGTATAATATGAAGGAAGTGCATATCAGAAGGTCAATCATGCATGGACGATTTATTGAATGAAAAGGAAAGGTCTTTTGATGTTAAATATAATTTGATCAAAAGCGAAACGGCCGTTTGCAGAAAAGGTCACTAACGTGGTCCTTATTGTAGTTTGTATCATTGTGACTTGGTTTGGTTCAACGTTGTTTCAAACAACGTCTTACCCATCCTAAGGACTATCGAAAACTTGTGACATTACTCCAATATATCTATTGTTATTATAAAatatagggaaaattccaaataaaagcctaaaagGGCcatggttgtttcaaataagggtctaaagtAATCACTGTTTTTTCGAATAAGGGTCTAACCTTACCGGTCGTTAGCTGGCTAAATATTCTAATTAGTTAGAGGCGTTATCGTCCAATTACAATTTTAGccttaaattattttgattattttcttttctttccttttttttcactttttttttttagcaagggCTAGTGGTCACCGACGAGGGTTGAGGGCTCTACGAGCCTCGGCCGACCATTGGTAAGGGCTggccggccctcgttggccctaGGCGAAGCCAACCCTCACTAGATGGCCTCCCCCAAGGTGAGGGTCGCCAAGCCCTCGTCAATCCCAAAGCAAAActagaaaaagggggaaaaaagaaagaaaaaaaaaaggaaaaaattcgaaaagaaagtaaatgaataaaataCCCTTTATCAGCCAAAAAGtcaggtccttatttaaaataaacatagtcacctcaaatctttatttgaaataaaatccatttcagagtcttatttgagaaaatgataatgCTCcgggcccttatttaaaataaaatccactttaaactcttatttaagaaaatagtatttcaagcccttatttggaatatttattacaatatatttagaaGCACTTTCAACTtatctatacatatatataataaaaagatcGATAGAATAGCTTTCCATGATTgtatgaaatatcatattattgtCATTCCGCACTTTTGCATTAATGGACATCATTGATCCATATGACATCTAAGGGCCacaagaaggaaacaaaattacGTTTCTGAGCTCTTTCCTTTAGCCATGTGGCTGCACTTGTGTATTACATGTGGCCTTTAACTCTTTTGATGTGAAGCCAAGCTAATTACGTGCACATTTAAGCCAAGCCAAAAAGGCCATCGAAGGGGGGAAAGGGCAAAATATCTTGATAACAAAGCAAAAAGAGCCAAGGAAGCCGAAAAAGTTGAATTACATTTTATATTTTGGCAAGGAAAGCCGAAAAAGTTGGCTCTTAACTAATGTAATCACGTTGCTTGTCAATGCCCTATATATTTTAATGTCGCGACATTTGAAATTAAATGAAAGTCCAATTATAAATGCCGAGagtaaaataaaatctaaaggTGGAAATAAGTCATTCcataaatatgaattatgacCAGTAAAGTGGCTAAGAAATCGAAGTAATTCGGCATGTTTTTTTCGGTAGAAATAGGGAAAGAAATCACTTGTGGAAACTGAACGTCACGCAAGGTGGGTACGAGTGGGGAATGCAGCAACCTGAAAATGAGCACGGTAGTTAAATAATCAGCATTAGAATACCTAACCACCCTTtctttctataaataaaaaagaacaccGTTTTTGAGCTTAAAATAGCAAGGgcttattaattaattaaagctaATTAAAATAGCAAGAgggaaattattaattaattaaagcagTAATTAAATGATCtgagagatggagagggagaccTGTAAcccaaaaaagttaaaatattattaataataaattaccAGATTAAATCCCAGTTAAGAAAATAGGGCATTAAGGAGTTCAATTTTCACAAAGGGCCATCAAGAAATATTGGAGCATTTGACAAGTATTTTAAACTAGCTTCCACAAATGCATGCTAAAAACTAATGTTACTCCCACTCAACATTTGTAGAATGTTGAAATTaggattaaaatatttttttcttccaaaactgcCCTCATTAATTGTTTAGTTTTCCGATTTTGCCCATTTTTTataactgttcatcttcttcattcaagagcgaCTAGTCTAGTGAAAGGACAATAAGGGTCGCACAGCCCAAGCGACCTCCACTAGAGGTCCCACATCCTTGAGCGGCCCTCATCTAGGTCTCGCAACCCTCATTGAGGACCGCCTGAGGTTACTTAACGTTAGGCAATCTTAATCGACGGCTATTGGAACTGAAAGCCACTGGCGCCAAATTTGACTCATTTGTGGCTATAGCCCTTCATCAACTctattgaatatataaattctttttactaaaaatatatataaaagatacAGTCAAAGTTCATTGCAAGagtttttttgccaaacactatTTAAACCCAAAGTCCTTTTGCAAAGAGTTTTTACTAAACGCAATTTACATTTCCCCAAAAAACTGACTTTCAACATTTGTATTACACCTAGAACCCATTTATAAAGTTGAAATAAATCCACAGTAAATCCAAGGAGGAAACGACATTATCAATGGAGATGGATTGATTGTTTTTGGGGGGGGTTCTTGAGATCTGGTCCCTCTAGGGGCAGAGAAAAGCTGAGAAAGGGCAGGGTGCAGGAGCGTTGTTAAAGCATACAAGAGAACGAAATCTCGAGCATCCAATGTCGACCAGACCAATGGTTGTAGAAAAGATTGTATATGACATGCTAGCGTGGGGGGGCCGCGCCGCTCTCCGACCCCTTTTTTAACATATGCAACTCCTTTTCCCTCGCACCCAAATTGGCATATGCTGCTCATTGCAGTGAGCACAAGATATTCTCTAATAAAAGGCGAAAGAATAATTTGACCTGTCCTCACCCCATGACTGTGTGAAAACAACAAAGTTACAT
This genomic stretch from Eucalyptus grandis isolate ANBG69807.140 chromosome 3, ASM1654582v1, whole genome shotgun sequence harbors:
- the LOC120291303 gene encoding AAA-ATPase At5g57480-like, whose protein sequence is MKEFWTSLASLLGVLAFCQTLLQVMFPPELRVASLHFLNYIINKANEIRHKNRERLLYIHSRRGLLYSRGHPWESEPFKHPSTFDTLAMDPERKRDIVEDLRYFAAGQAFYQRAGRAWNRVYLLYGSPGTGKSSMIAAMANFLGYDIYQLELPHVHTNSELRKLLMNTSSKSIVVVITGTDCSVNLSNRSEAPYATPPRSYYDPGAPEATRGSEDGNNSMVTPSGLFNFTHGLWSCCGSERIFVLTTNHIEKLDPAFLERSRINMRIHMSYCSYPALKILLHNYLGSAAEDLSEVVSSELREAVEKAKMTPADISEVLIENRRNKERAVSELLEVLRARAENEKYELNTMEEEEEKEEQEEREKRTLESPKEGSDCGDDSCKVEEDDEEKKAI